Below is a window of Pseudomonadota bacterium DNA.
ACGGATACATATACATTGGTTTCCGGATTGAAATTATATGTTAAGGCAAATTTTGGTAAGATGAACCAGTCATTGTATAAATGCCTTGAAGAAGCCGCTTCATCGGAAAGCTTAAAAGGATAAGTTTGCTGTCTTGCCTTTGAAACACGCAGGCCGGTTTTCATCATCCATTTATCGGAAATATTCCACAAGTCTTCAAAATATCCCGCATGGATTCTAAAAATATCATGTAATTCCTTGGCTTCAGTTCTTTTAAAATTATACCCGAGTGTGAGTGAATTATTTTTAAAAGGATACAAAGACCATTTGATGCCCCCTCCGACATGTCTTTCGGTTATCTCATCACCGCCATATGTCGTGGGAACACCTGTAGATGTAAAATAGTAAAGTTTCTCATAATTTTGAGTATTGTAGTAGTATATTTTTAACTTTGTATCCTTTATCGGCTGTTCAAAAGCCACATCCATGTGCTTTACGGATCTTTCCTTGTAATTTTTACCAGGATAATCATAGGATATCGCCCTATATCTTATCGTATCCGCATCTTCGGGAACTTTGGGATAATCCGGATCATATCCTGCAACACCGGGCCAGTTTACTACATTGTTCCCCGTTTCCGTGGATGAGCCTTTATAACTTAAGAACAAAATTCCTTGAAAGGGGAATTGATAATTAAACCTGGCCGAATAGTCTTCACCGGAGAAATCATTATTATTCAAATACGCTTCATCGTCGCGGTGTCCGTAATTTAAATAATAGGTAAGACCTCCCACACCCCCGTCTACGTTGACTCTTTCACTATGTGAAATTGCATTGGTGTAATCAGAATTTGCCGAATAATCCTGCGTATATGTCAGTCTCGGAACCGGAGAGTCTCTTTTTCTTCCTTTTTTTGTAATGATATTTATGACACCGCCTTCTGCACTTTCATAAGCGGCTGATGCACCACCTCTGATAATCTCTATCTTTTCGATATCACTTAAAGGTAAAGCAGACCAATCTATTGTTGTGTTTTGCTTTCCGGTTGAACCTGTTAGTGGTCTTCCGTCCATTGCCACAATAAAACGGCTGTCATCAAATCCTCTCATCATAACAACAGCCTGTGCATCAGGAGCTCCGGAACTTTTCAACACATCAATTCCGGCAATGTTCATAAGTATGTCTTCTATTCTTTCTACTTTGCCTGCTTTTACATATTTATCCACATCCACTAAAGTACTGGTAGGAGTATATGTTACAGCACCCCCGCCAAAAGCGTGGACAAAAACATCTCCCAGCTTAACACGTTCATCCTCAATAGAATCTTCTTTTTTAGGACAGTCAGGGCAATTTTCATCCTCCTGTGCCCTTACGTTCTGAGGCATGAACAGGCATAAAGCTAAAAAGCCCAGTCCTAATAATTTTAAAAATTTAAATATCATTCAAAAAATGACCTCCCTTCACTTCTTATATTTTTGGTGCTTTTATACTCATTTTATTATCGCTTCCCGAAAATCCTTCTTTTGCAATTATTGATGCGCCCAGAGCTCCCGTAATCTGTGGATCTTCTGAAATTGCAGTAAATTTAATTTTTAAATACTTTTCCAAAGACGATCTCAAACCGTTATTTTTAGCAACACCACCCACAAATACAATATTACACCCAAGGCCAATACGTTTAGCCAGAGTACCAATACGTCTTGCTATACTTTCATTAAGCCCTGCCGCTATATCTTCTTTGGTTTCTCCTGCAGCAAGAAGAGAAATTACCTCCGATTCGGCAAACACAACGCAAGTGCTGTTGATTGAACATGGCTTTCTGGAAGCCTGACAATAATTGCTGAAAGATTCCGTATCTGTTTTAAGAGCTCTTGTCATAGCATCTAAAA
It encodes the following:
- a CDS encoding TonB-dependent receptor; this translates as MIFKFLKLLGLGFLALCLFMPQNVRAQEDENCPDCPKKEDSIEDERVKLGDVFVHAFGGGAVTYTPTSTLVDVDKYVKAGKVERIEDILMNIAGIDVLKSSGAPDAQAVVMMRGFDDSRFIVAMDGRPLTGSTGKQNTTIDWSALPLSDIEKIEIIRGGASAAYESAEGGVINIITKKGRKRDSPVPRLTYTQDYSANSDYTNAISHSERVNVDGGVGGLTYYLNYGHRDDEAYLNNNDFSGEDYSARFNYQFPFQGILFLSYKGSSTETGNNVVNWPGVAGYDPDYPKVPEDADTIRYRAISYDYPGKNYKERSVKHMDVAFEQPIKDTKLKIYYYNTQNYEKLYYFTSTGVPTTYGGDEITERHVGGGIKWSLYPFKNNSLTLGYNFKRTEAKELHDIFRIHAGYFEDLWNISDKWMMKTGLRVSKARQQTYPFKLSDEAASSRHLYNDWFILPKFALTYNFNPETNVYVSVAKDYDTPGC
- a CDS encoding 2-hydroxyglutaryl-CoA dehydratase → MFAGIDIGSITAKCVILDESTICSYAVIPTDSNPKLAGITVYEKALDTIGCSSKEIKRIVGTGYGRVSLDFFDQTITELSCQAKGVRYLNPAVEGIIDIGGQDSKAIKLKRDGTIYDFTMNDRCAAGTGRFLDAMTRALKTDTESFSNYCQASRKPCSINSTCVVFAESEVISLLAAGETKEDIAAGLNESIARRIGTLAKRIGLGCNIVFVGGVAKNNGLRSSLEKYLKIKFTAISEDPQITGALGASIIAKEGFSGSDNKMSIKAPKI